A window from Candidatus Dormiibacterota bacterium encodes these proteins:
- a CDS encoding UbiA family prenyltransferase, with protein sequence MRAAAARWTVLQLFHPIPSLLTTLAAVAFAAIFGIGPRDRRFWWIGAIMLLVQFSISALNEWADVDVDRRAARQRPIPLGLISPGVALGVAVVCAVGAFLLCVLSDLGPFALLLVGVGTACGWAYDLWLKATPLSFVPFAIAFPLMPFWIGVLAGRPLTSLVFLFVAGSPLATAIHLADAIPDRDRDRGAGLKTLAVALGKPAAEMAAAGLLLLGTLVSIVLLIRQGHPSIGALSLVALVGSGVVVGLGARGTPSSSLLGKWAVIAAASVAAAPLVVSVSER encoded by the coding sequence GTGCGCGCCGCCGCGGCGCGGTGGACGGTCCTCCAGCTGTTCCACCCGATTCCGTCGCTACTGACCACCCTCGCCGCAGTGGCCTTCGCCGCCATCTTCGGCATCGGCCCGCGTGATCGCCGGTTCTGGTGGATCGGTGCCATCATGCTGTTGGTCCAGTTCTCCATCAGCGCCTTGAATGAGTGGGCCGATGTCGACGTCGACCGGCGGGCGGCTCGGCAGCGACCGATCCCACTGGGTCTGATCTCGCCCGGCGTAGCGCTGGGCGTCGCGGTCGTCTGCGCGGTAGGGGCGTTCCTGCTCTGCGTACTCTCGGATCTCGGACCGTTCGCCCTGCTCCTGGTCGGGGTTGGAACCGCCTGCGGGTGGGCCTACGATCTCTGGCTCAAGGCCACCCCGCTGAGCTTTGTTCCGTTCGCCATCGCGTTCCCCCTCATGCCATTCTGGATCGGCGTCCTCGCCGGTCGTCCGCTGACGTCGCTGGTATTCCTGTTCGTCGCCGGCAGTCCGCTCGCCACCGCCATCCACCTCGCCGACGCCATTCCCGATCGTGATCGCGACCGCGGTGCGGGGCTCAAGACGTTGGCCGTGGCGCTCGGGAAGCCCGCCGCGGAAATGGCGGCCGCCGGCCTGCTGCTGCTCGGTACCCTGGTCTCGATCGTCCTGCTGATCCGCCAGGGCCATCCATCGATTGGCGCGCTTTCCCTCGTCGCCCTTGTCGGCAGCGGCGTGGTCGTCGGTCTTGGTGCTCGGGGCACCCCGTCGTCGTCATTGCTCGGCAAATGGGCGGTGATCGCGGCGGCCTCCGTGGCGGCGGCCCCGCTGGTAGTGTCGGTCAGTGAGCGGTAG
- a CDS encoding class I SAM-dependent methyltransferase, producing the protein MSGSSGHIDETAVGSRYGEWFSRGLRGIGMRYVFSRRGLWVINTPYRHILGAANITAQDRVLDLGCGLGNILIALAERIDFIHPPAGVDVSPDLIRIGEREIAQAGLGDRISLQVAPATRLPFEDGAFDVVLTSHVLKHLDDEALLTSFREVVRVLRPGGRLLLWEFAKSPRSALLFWSARLTGLPPPFQLRTMAEFSGALTKTGFHRVVRVDTGFFLLPPVPRIALLATR; encoded by the coding sequence GTGAGCGGTAGCAGCGGGCACATCGACGAGACCGCCGTCGGCAGCCGCTATGGCGAGTGGTTCAGCCGTGGCCTGCGCGGGATCGGCATGCGCTACGTCTTTTCCCGGCGGGGACTGTGGGTGATCAACACCCCGTACCGGCACATCCTCGGCGCAGCGAACATCACCGCGCAGGATCGGGTGCTCGACCTCGGCTGCGGCCTGGGCAACATCCTGATCGCGCTTGCGGAGCGGATCGACTTCATCCATCCCCCCGCCGGCGTCGACGTGTCACCCGACCTGATCCGCATCGGCGAGCGAGAAATCGCACAGGCCGGGCTGGGCGACCGCATCAGCCTGCAGGTTGCGCCAGCCACTCGCCTGCCCTTTGAGGACGGCGCGTTCGATGTCGTTCTCACCTCGCACGTGCTGAAGCACCTGGATGATGAGGCGCTGCTCACCAGTTTCCGCGAGGTGGTCCGCGTCCTTCGGCCCGGAGGGCGACTGCTCCTCTGGGAGTTCGCTAAGAGCCCACGGTCGGCCCTGTTGTTCTGGAGTGCGCGACTCACCGGCCTGCCGCCGCCATTCCAGCTGCGCACCATGGCGGAGTTTTCAGGGGCGCTGACGAAGACAGGGTTCCACCGCGTGGTGCGTGTCGACACCGGATTCTTTCTGCTTCCGCCGGTGCCCCGTATTGCGCTGCTGGCCACTCGATAA
- a CDS encoding spermidine synthase, giving the protein MSFEWLSLPAKWTESQRLRLIALSFLMLFLELALIRWIGSNVLYLSYFSNFILLASFLGIGLGFLRANGARDLFGVAPIALATLVAFVRLFPVEIDRSGTDLIFFGALGTRSGLPPFVTLPLLFLGVAAVMAFVGEGVARSFRRFPPLEAYRLDILGSLAGIVAFSILAFLGAPPVVWGAVVTAAFLTLIGRRRAIGQVAALAVMVILLGLESLVATDSWSPYYKIRLIPHPSGAVTLLVNGIPHQTIDSAQRRLEAVPIYGLPYQHARAKPASVLIVGAGTGDDVAIALRLGARHVDAVEIDPRIHTIGAERNPDHAFQDPRVTSYVNDGRAFLEQTPRRYDLILFALPDSLTLVAGQSSLRLESYLFTAEAMQAARAHLTPGGAFGEYNYYREQWLVDRLAGTLEQVYGHAPCVDSTGQLGRLALLMVSSNATALQCPTIWRPSGITPPPATDDYPFLYLQNRTIPGFYLLTLALILVGALLLVRLGAGPFGPMSRYLDLFCMGAAFLLLETKNVVQFALLFGTTWFVNALVFIGILLAVYLAIEVARRIDLGPEWRLYVALLVALGVAWLVQPNLLLSLPVVPRFVVAIAVAFAPVFLANLVFARRFRDVAASNLAFATNLLGAMLGGVLEYASLVTGYRALLVVIALLYAGAFMLQRSQRPAMTGPA; this is encoded by the coding sequence GTGAGCTTCGAGTGGTTGTCGTTACCGGCGAAGTGGACGGAGTCTCAACGCCTCCGCCTGATCGCGCTTAGCTTTCTGATGCTCTTCCTCGAGCTGGCGCTGATTCGATGGATCGGATCGAACGTCCTGTACCTTTCCTATTTCTCGAACTTTATTTTGCTCGCCAGCTTCCTCGGCATCGGACTCGGATTCCTCAGAGCCAATGGCGCTCGTGATCTTTTTGGGGTTGCCCCGATCGCCCTCGCGACGCTGGTTGCTTTTGTCCGTCTCTTCCCGGTCGAAATCGATCGATCCGGTACCGATCTCATCTTCTTCGGCGCACTGGGCACACGGAGTGGGTTGCCACCGTTCGTCACCCTGCCGCTGCTGTTCCTCGGGGTCGCCGCGGTCATGGCGTTCGTCGGCGAGGGCGTGGCTCGGAGCTTTCGGCGATTCCCGCCACTCGAGGCTTATCGCTTGGACATCCTTGGCAGCCTGGCCGGCATCGTCGCCTTCTCGATCCTCGCCTTCCTCGGGGCACCTCCGGTGGTCTGGGGCGCGGTCGTCACCGCCGCGTTCCTCACGCTGATTGGCCGGCGGCGCGCCATCGGCCAGGTGGCGGCGCTGGCGGTGATGGTGATCCTGCTCGGCCTGGAATCGCTGGTCGCCACCGACAGCTGGTCGCCCTACTACAAAATCCGGCTGATCCCCCATCCCTCGGGCGCCGTCACGCTGCTGGTGAACGGAATCCCACACCAGACGATCGACTCGGCGCAACGACGGCTCGAGGCGGTTCCCATCTATGGCCTCCCATACCAGCACGCCCGGGCCAAGCCGGCCAGCGTGCTGATCGTCGGTGCCGGCACGGGCGACGACGTCGCCATCGCGCTTCGGCTCGGTGCCCGGCATGTTGACGCGGTGGAAATCGATCCAAGGATCCACACCATTGGTGCCGAGCGAAATCCGGACCACGCCTTCCAAGACCCGCGGGTCACGTCGTACGTGAACGATGGTCGGGCGTTCCTCGAGCAAACGCCGCGCCGCTACGACCTGATCCTCTTCGCCTTACCGGATTCGCTGACCCTGGTCGCCGGTCAGTCGTCGCTCCGCCTGGAGAGCTACCTCTTTACGGCGGAGGCCATGCAAGCCGCACGCGCGCACCTCACGCCAGGCGGCGCGTTCGGCGAGTACAACTATTACCGCGAGCAATGGCTCGTCGATCGGCTGGCCGGCACCCTGGAGCAGGTTTACGGCCATGCTCCGTGTGTCGATTCGACGGGGCAGCTCGGGCGGCTCGCCTTACTGATGGTGAGCTCCAACGCGACCGCGCTCCAATGCCCCACGATTTGGCGCCCAAGTGGAATAACGCCGCCGCCGGCCACCGACGACTATCCCTTTCTCTACCTCCAAAACCGGACGATTCCCGGCTTCTACCTGCTGACGCTGGCCCTCATCCTGGTGGGCGCGCTGCTACTGGTCCGGCTGGGCGCGGGACCGTTTGGACCGATGAGCCGTTACCTCGACCTGTTCTGCATGGGCGCTGCCTTCCTCCTGCTCGAGACGAAGAACGTCGTCCAATTCGCGCTGCTCTTCGGGACGACCTGGTTCGTCAACGCCCTCGTCTTCATCGGCATCCTGCTCGCCGTCTACCTCGCCATCGAGGTCGCGAGGCGAATCGACCTTGGACCCGAATGGCGTCTCTACGTGGCCCTCCTCGTCGCACTCGGCGTTGCGTGGCTCGTGCAACCGAACCTGCTCCTGTCGCTCCCGGTTGTTCCGCGCTTCGTCGTCGCCATCGCGGTCGCCTTCGCCCCCGTCTTCCTCGCCAACCTGGTATTCGCGAGACGTTTCCGCGACGTCGCGGCTTCGAACCTCGCGTTCGCGACCAACCTGCTTGGTGCGATGCTGGGAGGTGTACTGGAGTACGCGTCGCTGGTGACCGGCTATCGGGCGCTGCTGGTCGTGATCGCGTTGCTTTACGCAGGAGCGTTCATGCTTCAGCGATCGCAACGGCCCGCGATGACGGGCCCGGCGTGA
- a CDS encoding cyclase family protein: MKLVDISVPIRDAMAVYRGNPPVRIRPAMTLRKDGVNLSELCLGSHTGTHVDAPRHFIKDGKGIDRLDLDRFIGPAWVADLRRVKVGIGAADLATARIPRASRRVLLRTSNSRWWHPARAFRTEFVYLAPDGADWLVDRGVRLVGIDYLSIEGYEIQGAPTHKRLLAAGIPILEGLDLYNVRPGRWQMAAFPLRIMDGDAGLTRAVLWNHAPGTA; encoded by the coding sequence ATGAAGCTCGTCGACATCAGCGTGCCCATCCGCGATGCGATGGCCGTCTATCGCGGCAATCCTCCCGTGCGGATCCGGCCGGCCATGACCTTGCGAAAGGATGGGGTGAACCTCAGCGAGCTCTGCCTTGGATCGCACACCGGGACCCACGTCGATGCCCCCCGCCATTTCATCAAAGATGGGAAGGGGATCGACCGGCTCGACCTCGACCGCTTCATCGGTCCTGCCTGGGTGGCGGACCTTCGTCGAGTCAAGGTCGGCATCGGCGCGGCCGACCTGGCGACGGCGCGGATTCCCCGTGCCAGCCGGCGGGTCCTGTTGCGCACCAGCAACTCGCGCTGGTGGCACCCGGCTCGGGCGTTTCGGACGGAGTTCGTCTACCTCGCTCCAGACGGCGCGGACTGGTTGGTCGACCGAGGCGTGCGACTGGTCGGTATCGATTACCTCTCGATCGAAGGCTACGAGATACAGGGCGCGCCGACCCACAAGCGGCTGCTGGCCGCGGGAATCCCGATCCTCGAAGGACTGGACCTCTACAACGTGCGTCCGGGCCGCTGGCAGATGGCGGCCTTCCCACTGCGGATCATGGATGGGGACGCCGGCTTGACGCGGGCCGTCCTCTGGAACCATGCGCCGGGCACAGCCTAA
- a CDS encoding isochorismatase family protein, protein MTTLMNRPNTALLVIDVQNGVVGGAHERDAVVANVGSLVEKARRERVPVVWVQHSDEQLARGSDDWRIVPELTPGDAEPLVEKNFGDSFEDTTLETVLSGLGVGRLVVVGAQTDACIRSTLHGAIVRGYDATLVKDAHTTEDQSAWGAPPPAQVIAHTNLYWTYQTAPGRKAGTVATKDVDFGG, encoded by the coding sequence ATGACCACACTCATGAACCGGCCGAACACCGCACTGCTCGTCATTGACGTGCAGAACGGCGTCGTCGGGGGGGCGCACGAGCGCGACGCGGTCGTCGCGAACGTCGGCAGCCTTGTCGAGAAGGCGCGGCGGGAAAGGGTCCCGGTTGTCTGGGTCCAGCATTCCGACGAGCAGCTTGCCAGGGGGAGCGACGACTGGCGGATCGTCCCCGAGCTGACCCCGGGCGACGCGGAGCCGCTCGTTGAGAAGAACTTCGGCGACTCCTTCGAGGACACTACGCTCGAGACCGTGCTGTCCGGCCTCGGCGTCGGGCGACTCGTCGTCGTCGGCGCCCAGACCGATGCCTGCATCCGCTCGACGCTTCATGGAGCGATCGTCCGGGGGTACGACGCGACCCTTGTCAAGGACGCCCACACGACTGAGGACCAGTCGGCATGGGGGGCGCCGCCCCCGGCCCAGGTCATCGCGCACACGAACCTGTACTGGACCTACCAGACGGCGCCCGGGCGCAAGGCCGGGACGGTCGCGACCAAGGACGTCGACTTCGGCGGCTAG
- a CDS encoding glutamine synthetase family protein: MARTGSPTRERSTTTRADRTNGQSRRQEKTAKLTLEELVRQTKAGEVDTVIIAIADLQGRLMGKRLTGPYFLDHVDEGLHACDYLLAMDVDNEPLPGFKFSNWGTGYGDMHGHPDLSTIRRLPWLEKTALILCDVETMGGKSVDVAPRQILRRQVERARKLGFNPKTGSELEFYLFKDSFEQAAEKDYRNLQPYGRYIEDYHILQGTKAEWFNRLVRNGMEGAAVPVENSKGEWGFGQQEINLRFAESLEMADRHVVYKNGVKEIAALNEVAVTFMAKWTMAQAGSSFHLHSSLWDVKSDKALFHSANGGPHGMSTLFQHYLAGLIALARDFSLFYAPFVNSYKRYQASSFAPTSIVWSYDNRTCGFRIIGHGPSLRVECRIPGADANPYLAFAATIAAGLHGIENKLALPPEFRGDAYTAKDLPRVPGNLTEAIDALDTSQVARQAFGDDVVEHYLHSARLERQTFDSAVTDWELRRNFERI, translated from the coding sequence ATGGCGCGCACAGGCAGCCCGACGCGCGAACGATCGACCACCACCCGAGCCGACCGCACCAACGGACAGTCGCGACGTCAGGAGAAGACCGCCAAGCTCACGCTGGAGGAGCTGGTCCGCCAGACCAAGGCCGGCGAGGTCGACACCGTCATCATCGCGATTGCCGATCTCCAGGGACGGCTGATGGGGAAGCGGCTCACCGGCCCCTACTTCCTCGACCATGTCGACGAGGGACTACACGCCTGCGACTACCTGCTGGCGATGGACGTCGACAACGAGCCGCTGCCGGGCTTCAAGTTCAGCAACTGGGGCACCGGCTACGGCGATATGCACGGTCATCCCGACCTGTCGACCATCCGGCGCCTCCCCTGGCTGGAGAAGACCGCCCTGATCCTCTGCGACGTCGAGACGATGGGCGGCAAATCCGTGGACGTTGCGCCCCGCCAGATCCTTCGCCGCCAGGTCGAGCGCGCGCGCAAGCTGGGCTTCAACCCGAAGACCGGCTCCGAGCTCGAGTTCTACCTGTTCAAAGACAGCTTCGAGCAGGCCGCCGAGAAGGACTACCGCAACCTGCAGCCGTACGGCCGCTACATCGAGGACTACCACATCCTGCAGGGCACCAAGGCCGAGTGGTTCAACCGGCTCGTCCGCAACGGGATGGAAGGGGCGGCGGTCCCCGTCGAGAACAGCAAGGGGGAGTGGGGATTCGGGCAGCAGGAAATCAACCTGCGCTTCGCCGAATCACTCGAAATGGCCGACCGGCACGTCGTCTACAAGAACGGCGTCAAGGAAATCGCCGCGCTCAACGAGGTGGCGGTGACCTTCATGGCGAAGTGGACGATGGCGCAGGCTGGCAGCTCGTTCCATCTGCATTCGTCGCTGTGGGACGTCAAGAGCGATAAGGCGCTCTTTCATTCGGCGAACGGCGGGCCGCACGGGATGTCGACGCTGTTCCAGCATTACCTTGCGGGGTTGATCGCGCTGGCCCGGGATTTCTCGCTCTTCTACGCGCCGTTCGTCAACTCCTACAAGCGGTACCAGGCGAGCTCCTTCGCGCCAACCTCGATCGTCTGGAGCTACGACAACCGGACTTGCGGCTTCCGCATCATCGGTCACGGGCCCAGCCTGCGCGTGGAGTGCCGGATTCCTGGCGCCGACGCCAATCCCTACCTGGCCTTCGCGGCGACGATCGCGGCCGGGCTGCACGGCATCGAGAACAAGCTCGCGTTGCCGCCCGAGTTCCGCGGCGACGCGTACACGGCGAAGGATCTCCCCCGCGTGCCGGGCAACCTGACGGAGGCAATCGACGCGTTGGACACGAGCCAGGTTGCACGCCAGGCCTTCGGTGACGACGTGGTCGAGCACTACCTGCACTCGGCCAGACTCGAGCGGCAGACCTTCGACAGCGCCGTCACCGACTGGGAGCTGAGAAGAAACTTCGAGCGAATCTAG
- a CDS encoding amylo-alpha-1,6-glucosidase — translation MALHLDPQTCRNLELAARREWLVSDGLGGYASGTVAGVNTRRYHGLLVASLSPPVQRMVLIAALEEWLIAPDGERQPLSAQEYWDGTVYPDGFRFLEGVDVDGMLPTFRWVVDGRIIEKRIWMEHRLSRTVVTYRLVNGPPVSLQLRPLFAHRDYHEQRHGQGGFEMAESSGGWVVDSAGVRSHFEVRPSPLVRSRPDWYWRVLHRVERERGLDDEEDLFTPGTVEVALDEQQTVVVLAGTDPAPRDWDVATSWHAARQRQAALIDPSTRHPLAGQLVIAGEQFRVARGVADSPPPAAGEGQGGGQRTVIAGYHWFADWGRDTMISLPALAMRPGTLWEARAVLDTFISYLDHGLIPNRFPDGGEAPRYDTIDATLWLFQAVAAYLRASGDWRFIADRLDALQGIIDWHVAGTRHNIGMDHRDGLLAGGEAGYALTWMDARVGDWVVTPRRGKPIEINALWFNALRLIADWCEGAMRPAGRYRQMAAQAHESAQARFWYGEGGYCYDIVDAPEGDDPSLRPNQVLALGLVYPLIEGDRARSALDVVTAKLLTPYGLRTLSPDDPRYQASYQGDQRARDATYHMGMAWPWLLGPYLDAHLRLNGDRESVRRLLEPFLAHLSDAGLGTISEIFEPEPPYRPVGCIGQAWSVAEILRHALALS, via the coding sequence GTGGCGCTTCACCTCGATCCGCAGACCTGTCGCAACCTCGAGCTGGCCGCGCGCCGCGAGTGGTTGGTGTCGGACGGGCTCGGTGGTTACGCGTCGGGGACGGTGGCGGGGGTCAACACGCGGCGCTACCATGGGCTGCTCGTCGCATCGTTGAGTCCGCCTGTGCAGCGAATGGTGCTGATCGCCGCGCTCGAAGAGTGGCTCATCGCGCCCGATGGCGAGCGGCAGCCGCTCTCGGCTCAAGAGTATTGGGACGGAACCGTCTACCCCGATGGGTTCCGGTTCTTGGAGGGCGTCGATGTCGACGGGATGCTGCCCACGTTCCGCTGGGTGGTTGACGGGCGCATCATCGAAAAGCGCATCTGGATGGAGCATCGGCTCTCCAGGACGGTGGTGACCTACCGGTTGGTCAACGGGCCGCCGGTGTCGTTGCAGCTCCGGCCGCTCTTTGCTCACCGCGACTATCACGAGCAACGCCATGGGCAGGGCGGCTTCGAGATGGCGGAGAGCAGCGGCGGTTGGGTCGTCGACTCCGCCGGCGTTCGCAGTCACTTCGAGGTCCGGCCCTCGCCGCTGGTGCGCAGCCGTCCCGATTGGTACTGGCGTGTTTTGCATCGAGTCGAGCGCGAGCGCGGTCTGGACGACGAGGAGGACCTGTTCACGCCGGGGACGGTCGAGGTGGCGCTCGACGAGCAACAAACGGTGGTCGTTCTCGCCGGCACGGATCCCGCGCCCCGCGATTGGGACGTCGCGACCTCATGGCATGCGGCGCGGCAGCGACAGGCAGCCCTGATAGATCCGTCGACCCGTCATCCGCTCGCCGGGCAGCTGGTGATTGCCGGTGAACAGTTCCGGGTCGCGCGCGGCGTGGCCGATTCCCCTCCGCCGGCCGCGGGGGAGGGTCAGGGCGGGGGCCAGCGGACGGTGATCGCCGGCTACCACTGGTTCGCCGATTGGGGCCGCGACACCATGATCAGCCTACCGGCTCTCGCGATGCGACCCGGCACCCTGTGGGAAGCGCGCGCCGTGCTCGATACGTTCATCAGCTATCTCGACCATGGCCTGATCCCCAACCGGTTTCCCGACGGTGGCGAGGCGCCGCGGTACGACACCATCGACGCCACCCTCTGGCTCTTCCAGGCGGTGGCCGCGTACCTGCGGGCGAGCGGCGATTGGCGATTCATCGCGGATCGGCTCGACGCGCTGCAAGGGATCATCGACTGGCACGTCGCCGGAACCCGTCACAACATCGGCATGGACCACCGTGATGGATTGCTCGCCGGCGGCGAGGCGGGGTACGCGCTGACCTGGATGGACGCACGCGTGGGGGACTGGGTCGTCACGCCGCGGCGCGGGAAACCAATCGAGATCAACGCGCTCTGGTTCAACGCGCTGCGGCTGATTGCCGACTGGTGCGAGGGTGCGATGCGACCGGCGGGGCGCTATCGTCAGATGGCGGCGCAGGCGCACGAATCGGCACAGGCACGCTTCTGGTATGGCGAGGGTGGCTATTGCTATGACATCGTCGACGCGCCGGAGGGCGACGATCCGAGCTTGCGTCCCAACCAGGTGCTCGCCCTTGGCCTCGTCTATCCACTGATCGAAGGCGATCGCGCGCGCTCGGCACTCGATGTCGTGACCGCAAAGCTCTTGACGCCCTACGGCCTGCGGACGCTGAGCCCGGACGACCCCAGATATCAGGCGTCCTACCAGGGCGATCAGCGCGCGCGCGACGCCACCTATCACATGGGCATGGCGTGGCCCTGGCTGCTGGGGCCGTACCTCGATGCGCATCTGCGCCTCAACGGTGATCGGGAGTCAGTCCGGCGGCTGCTCGAGCCATTTCTCGCGCATCTGTCCGACGCCGGACTGGGTACGATCAGCGAAATCTTCGAGCCAGAGCCGCCTTACCGGCCGGTCGGTTGTATCGGGCAAGCCTGGAGCGTGGCCGAGATCCTTCGCCACGCTCTCGCCCTATCCTGA
- a CDS encoding Hsp20/alpha crystallin family protein, giving the protein MAKQAAIESPPANVYEANDQLTVAIPIPGAHHDTTEVMLAGRRLIVRAEARYPQAQQHYLQHEWSVGTSHREIELPRPVRAAGAKAMLTHGILTISLPIGTAELSTRTRIPVTEPPSHLGPQH; this is encoded by the coding sequence GTGGCAAAACAAGCCGCGATCGAGTCGCCGCCCGCGAACGTGTACGAGGCGAACGACCAGCTCACGGTGGCGATTCCCATCCCAGGTGCCCACCATGACACGACCGAGGTCATGCTCGCCGGCCGGAGGCTGATCGTCCGGGCGGAGGCGCGCTATCCGCAAGCACAGCAGCACTACCTCCAGCACGAGTGGTCGGTCGGGACGTCACATCGAGAGATCGAGTTGCCCAGGCCGGTCAGGGCGGCCGGCGCCAAGGCGATGCTCACGCACGGCATCCTGACGATCTCGCTACCGATCGGGACAGCGGAACTGTCGACCCGAACCCGCATCCCGGTCACCGAGCCACCCAGCCACCTGGGCCCGCAACACTAA
- a CDS encoding glucose 1-dehydrogenase produces the protein MAKTMTATMRAVAVTPLRAGSARQVELPIPTVARETAVMRVLEVGIDGTDTEINGGLYGEAPPGSDFLVIGHEALSVVEAVGEGVSGFTPGDLVVSTVRRPDDCPNCRAGESDMCLFGRYTERGIKGAQGYMGEYYAEAPAFMVKIPPVLRPFAVLLEPLSIVEKATYQAWKIQERMVWEPKRAVVLGAGPIGILCTILLRLRGLEVHVYAKSPPDTSQGRILRDLGASYASVTDHPVTGIKDELGQIDFMLEGTGNSTVAFEAMAQLGINGVLCLTGVSGGTSSIAIPADVINLQMVLGNRLTFGSVNANRRYFEMGVQHFQQAERQWPGIFERLITRRVPFDDFMSALDRRPEDIKTLLTIAAA, from the coding sequence ATGGCAAAGACGATGACCGCAACCATGCGTGCCGTGGCGGTGACACCCCTGCGGGCGGGCAGTGCGCGGCAAGTCGAGCTTCCGATCCCCACGGTCGCACGGGAGACGGCGGTGATGCGCGTGCTCGAGGTCGGCATCGATGGCACGGACACGGAGATCAACGGCGGTCTCTACGGTGAGGCGCCGCCGGGCTCCGATTTCCTGGTGATCGGTCACGAAGCGCTGAGCGTCGTCGAGGCGGTAGGGGAGGGGGTGTCGGGATTCACGCCCGGCGACTTGGTCGTTTCCACGGTGCGCCGCCCGGACGACTGCCCGAATTGCCGTGCGGGCGAGAGCGACATGTGCCTGTTCGGCAGATACACCGAGCGCGGGATCAAGGGTGCGCAGGGCTACATGGGGGAGTACTACGCGGAGGCGCCCGCGTTCATGGTCAAGATCCCGCCGGTCCTGCGACCGTTTGCCGTGTTGCTCGAGCCGCTCAGCATCGTGGAGAAAGCCACCTACCAGGCCTGGAAGATCCAGGAGCGGATGGTGTGGGAGCCGAAGCGCGCCGTCGTGCTAGGCGCGGGACCGATCGGCATCCTGTGCACGATCCTCCTACGCTTGCGCGGCCTCGAGGTGCACGTCTACGCCAAGTCGCCCCCCGACACCTCGCAGGGTCGTATCCTCAGAGACCTCGGTGCCAGTTACGCAAGCGTCACCGACCACCCCGTGACGGGCATCAAAGATGAGCTGGGCCAGATCGACTTCATGCTCGAAGGCACCGGCAACAGCACGGTAGCGTTCGAGGCGATGGCCCAGCTGGGGATCAACGGCGTTCTCTGCCTGACGGGCGTGTCGGGGGGCACGAGCAGTATCGCGATCCCGGCCGACGTTATCAACCTGCAGATGGTGCTCGGCAACCGGCTCACCTTTGGCTCCGTCAATGCCAACCGCCGCTACTTCGAGATGGGGGTCCAACATTTCCAGCAGGCCGAGCGCCAGTGGCCCGGCATCTTCGAGCGATTGATCACCCGCCGGGTCCCGTTCGACGATTTCATGTCCGCGCTCGACCGGCGACCAGAGGACATCAAGACCCTGCTGACGATCGCCGCCGCGTAG
- the thyX gene encoding FAD-dependent thymidylate synthase has translation MDTAVDVQLLTHTPDPIRVMYVAFRTCYSKFTPQQIWADIESGKISEEKMKAFIFDKLKSGHSSPRTQVYFTFAVSGLSRAASHQLVRHNNGITFDQQSQRYYAFKEADFPYVVPETWEQAGLRDEYVAFMRRVGELYDQALKAGVPAEDARFLLPNAASTNLTFTVNYEEFLHVADLRLCWRAQWEIRHMWAKARNALKASFPELAKPVQPKCGDQRMGYCDEPLAEYLKCPLGARRIRLHKDEIVAAAKTGHTLESTPLTEEDLALLTPKPEFEKVLAGTN, from the coding sequence ATGGATACCGCCGTCGACGTCCAGCTGCTCACCCACACGCCTGATCCGATCCGGGTCATGTACGTCGCCTTCCGCACCTGCTACTCGAAGTTCACGCCGCAGCAGATCTGGGCCGACATCGAGTCCGGGAAGATCTCGGAGGAGAAGATGAAGGCGTTCATCTTCGACAAGCTGAAGAGTGGACACTCCTCGCCGCGCACTCAGGTCTATTTCACGTTCGCCGTCAGCGGCCTGTCGCGCGCCGCCAGCCACCAGCTGGTGCGGCACAACAACGGCATCACCTTCGACCAGCAATCGCAGCGCTACTACGCCTTCAAAGAAGCGGACTTTCCGTACGTCGTGCCAGAAACCTGGGAGCAGGCCGGCTTACGTGACGAGTACGTTGCCTTCATGCGTCGCGTCGGCGAGCTCTATGACCAAGCGCTCAAGGCGGGCGTTCCAGCAGAGGACGCCCGTTTTCTCCTTCCCAACGCCGCCTCCACGAACCTCACCTTCACCGTGAACTACGAGGAGTTCCTGCACGTCGCCGACCTACGTCTCTGCTGGCGGGCGCAATGGGAGATCCGGCATATGTGGGCCAAGGCCCGCAATGCGCTGAAGGCAAGCTTTCCGGAACTGGCGAAGCCGGTGCAACCCAAATGCGGCGACCAGCGGATGGGCTACTGCGACGAGCCGCTGGCCGAGTACCTGAAGTGCCCGCTGGGTGCCCGCCGCATCCGGTTACACAAGGACGAAATCGTCGCCGCCGCGAAAACCGGCCACACGCTGGAGTCGACGCCGCTGACGGAAGAGGATCTCGCCTTGCTGACGCCCAAGCCTGAGTTCGAGAAGGTTCTCGCCGGAACAAATTAG